One window of Brevibacterium pigmentatum genomic DNA carries:
- a CDS encoding sigma-70 family RNA polymerase sigma factor → MSATAVLERTGVPLTAMTESVKEAPETDAERSARFERDALEYVNQLYAAALRMTRNPADAEDLVQEAYAKAYAAFHQYKPGTNLKAWLYRILTNTFINNYRKKQRQPQEHGSEDIEDWQIAQANSHSSSGGRSAELEALDHLPDSDVKEALSALPEDFRMVVYYADVEGLPYKEIAEIMETPIGTVMSRLHRGRRQLREMLADYAAERGFVSPEGGAK, encoded by the coding sequence ATGAGCGCCACTGCCGTCCTGGAGAGAACGGGCGTACCATTGACTGCGATGACCGAATCAGTCAAAGAAGCCCCCGAAACGGACGCCGAGAGGTCGGCGCGTTTCGAGCGGGATGCTCTGGAATATGTCAACCAGCTCTACGCAGCTGCTCTGCGTATGACACGCAACCCGGCAGACGCCGAGGACCTCGTCCAGGAAGCCTATGCGAAGGCCTACGCGGCCTTCCACCAGTACAAGCCCGGAACCAACCTCAAGGCGTGGCTGTACCGGATCCTGACGAACACCTTCATCAACAACTACCGCAAGAAGCAGCGCCAGCCGCAGGAGCACGGCAGCGAGGACATCGAAGACTGGCAGATCGCACAGGCGAACAGCCACTCGTCCTCCGGCGGTCGTTCCGCTGAGCTCGAAGCTCTCGATCACCTTCCCGACTCCGACGTCAAGGAGGCGCTCTCGGCCCTGCCCGAAGACTTCCGGATGGTCGTCTACTATGCCGATGTCGAAGGCCTGCCGTACAAGGAGATCGCCGAGATCATGGAGACGCCGATCGGCACGGTGATGTCGCGTCTTCACCGAGGCCGCCGACAGCTGCGCGAGATGTTGGCCGACTACGCCGCCGAACGCGGTTTCGTGAGTCCCGAGGGAGGTGCGAAATGA
- the rsrA gene encoding mycothiol system anti-sigma-R factor, whose translation MSDEECCESVRTESLMRIYHYLDGELTTTEIREISIHLEQCPSCHDEYEIEALLKELVRRSCSHDRAPMGLREKIRQRIALEQNS comes from the coding sequence ATGAGTGACGAAGAATGCTGCGAAAGCGTGAGGACCGAGTCTCTCATGCGCATCTACCACTATCTCGACGGAGAGCTGACGACGACGGAGATCCGCGAGATCTCGATCCACCTCGAACAGTGCCCGTCATGTCATGACGAGTACGAGATCGAAGCGCTGCTCAAGGAGCTCGTCCGTCGTTCGTGCAGCCACGATCGTGCCCCGATGGGATTGCGTGAGAAGATCCGCCAGCGGATCGCACTCGAACAGAACTCCTGA
- a CDS encoding YceI family protein, which produces MTALPQGLTAGTWNIDPIHSEFTFTARHAGVSKVRGHCEEIAGSVNVGETLEDSVVSAEASANSINTRNEQRDGHLKSGDFFLAEEHPKLSFKSTGIKADAADEFQTVGELTMRGVTKEVAFATEFAGVATDPNGNQVAGLSATATVNRKDFGMSFEAVLGGGELLVSDKIKIELELELVKA; this is translated from the coding sequence ATGACTGCTCTGCCTCAGGGACTCACCGCCGGAACCTGGAACATCGACCCCATCCACTCGGAGTTCACCTTCACTGCTCGCCACGCAGGCGTCTCGAAGGTCCGCGGACACTGCGAAGAGATCGCCGGCAGCGTCAACGTCGGTGAGACCCTCGAAGACAGCGTCGTGTCAGCCGAGGCCTCGGCGAACTCGATCAACACCCGCAACGAACAGCGCGACGGTCACCTCAAGAGCGGTGACTTCTTCCTCGCCGAGGAGCACCCGAAGCTGAGCTTCAAGTCGACCGGAATCAAGGCTGACGCTGCTGATGAGTTCCAGACCGTCGGCGAGCTGACCATGCGCGGCGTGACCAAGGAAGTCGCCTTCGCCACCGAATTCGCCGGTGTCGCCACCGACCCGAACGGCAACCAGGTCGCCGGCCTCTCGGCCACCGCCACGGTCAACCGCAAGGACTTCGGAATGTCCTTCGAGGCTGTCCTCGGCGGAGGAGAGCTCCTCGTCTCCGACAAGATCAAGATCGAACTCGAGCTCGAGCTCGTCAAGGCCTGA
- the aroA gene encoding 3-phosphoshikimate 1-carboxyvinyltransferase, producing the protein MTGDWQPPVAGSAVSATVSVPGSKSLTNRYLILAALARSGSDLRGWLRSRDTLLMVEALRRLGAVIDEDEDELHIEPIPFAGGNAPAVQDSESLTIDCGLAGTVMRFIPPLAALTGREVTLDGDEQARVRPMSVTIESLRALGASITSVDGTLPMTIHADSNLRGGHLGIDASASSQFVSGLLLSAPVMPLGLELTNTADTVPSRTHVDMTIEVLRDAGVDISEPEPERWIVEPGLPRGLDVQVEPDLSNAAAFAAAAVATGGSVTIAGWPAHTTQAGDGFREIAEAFGATVRLDRDGLHVQGPERLTAVDLDLSAVGELTPVVSALAALADGTSQLRGIGHLRGHETDRLSALTREYGAIGVDVVEHPDALTITGTSQLRPALWHTYHDHRMVMAGAVLALRNNGMVVENAGTVAKTLPAFTQLWEAMLTPGA; encoded by the coding sequence GTGACCGGCGACTGGCAGCCGCCGGTCGCCGGTTCCGCCGTCTCTGCCACCGTCTCCGTTCCCGGTTCGAAGTCCCTGACGAACCGCTATCTCATCCTCGCGGCTCTGGCCCGTTCCGGCTCGGACCTCAGGGGATGGCTGCGCAGCCGCGATACCTTGCTGATGGTCGAAGCGCTGCGCCGCCTCGGTGCTGTGATCGACGAAGACGAAGATGAACTCCACATCGAGCCGATCCCCTTCGCCGGCGGGAACGCTCCAGCGGTACAGGATTCGGAGTCGCTCACCATCGACTGCGGCCTCGCTGGAACCGTGATGCGCTTCATTCCCCCGCTCGCCGCGCTGACCGGACGTGAAGTCACCCTCGACGGCGACGAGCAGGCCAGGGTGCGGCCGATGTCGGTGACGATCGAGTCTCTGCGCGCGCTCGGTGCTTCCATCACCTCCGTCGACGGAACATTGCCGATGACCATCCACGCCGACTCGAACCTGCGCGGCGGCCACCTCGGCATCGACGCCAGCGCCTCCAGTCAGTTCGTCTCGGGACTGCTGCTCTCGGCCCCCGTCATGCCTTTGGGCCTCGAACTGACCAACACCGCGGACACGGTGCCCAGTCGAACGCACGTGGATATGACGATCGAGGTCCTCCGGGACGCGGGCGTCGACATCAGCGAACCCGAACCCGAACGCTGGATCGTCGAACCCGGGCTCCCCCGCGGTCTCGACGTCCAGGTCGAACCCGACCTGTCCAACGCCGCCGCCTTCGCTGCGGCAGCCGTCGCCACCGGTGGTTCCGTGACCATCGCCGGTTGGCCCGCGCACACGACCCAGGCCGGCGACGGCTTCCGTGAGATCGCCGAAGCCTTCGGAGCGACGGTGCGCCTCGACCGGGACGGACTGCATGTGCAGGGCCCGGAGCGGCTCACCGCTGTCGATCTCGACCTGTCAGCCGTCGGCGAGCTCACCCCCGTGGTCTCGGCTCTCGCGGCTCTGGCCGACGGCACCTCGCAGCTGCGCGGAATCGGACATCTGCGCGGGCACGAGACCGATCGCCTATCCGCCCTGACCCGGGAGTACGGAGCCATCGGCGTCGACGTCGTCGAGCATCCCGATGCGCTGACGATCACCGGCACCAGCCAGCTGCGCCCGGCACTGTGGCACACCTACCACGACCATCGCATGGTCATGGCCGGCGCCGTCCTCGCCCTGCGCAACAACGGAATGGTCGTCGAGAACGCCGGCACCGTCGCCAAGACCCTGCCTGCTTTCACTCAGCTGTGGGAAGCCATGCTCACCCCCGGAGCCTGA
- a CDS encoding YlbL family protein, with translation MTENAPRAVPASPASTRGTKRRRTPRLATTSGVLTYVFIALAVLLPVPYMLQLPGPVFNTLGDYQGDPMISVSGAKTYPTAGRIDMLTVAVSGGPGRDIYASQALGALISGEQTVVPTEAYYPLETTREDVTESNAVEMSSSQDVAIAAAMGQMDKSYSVHLSVDDVVADAPAQGKLRKGDRLMSVNGEKLDSDPEAAQIMSRTVQESDSVELGIEREGKKKTLTLTPATVDDRKAIGITMKQDFEFPVDVKFNVDGVGGPSAGTMFALAIIDELTPGAMTGGKHVAGTGEITPGGTVGPIGGARQKVAAATEKGATLFLSPADNCAEVMAAADQSKITVARIDTLDDAQTTVEQYAAGNTSDLPKCPADGADNNEKGQ, from the coding sequence ATGACAGAGAACGCCCCTCGGGCCGTGCCGGCGTCACCGGCATCGACACGCGGCACCAAACGACGTCGGACTCCACGTCTGGCGACGACTTCGGGCGTCCTCACCTACGTCTTCATCGCCTTGGCCGTGCTTCTGCCGGTTCCGTACATGCTTCAGCTGCCGGGACCGGTTTTCAACACCCTCGGCGACTACCAGGGCGACCCGATGATCAGCGTCTCCGGAGCCAAGACCTATCCGACTGCAGGTCGCATCGACATGCTCACCGTCGCCGTCAGCGGCGGGCCCGGCCGCGACATCTATGCCTCGCAGGCGCTCGGCGCGCTCATCAGCGGCGAGCAGACCGTGGTCCCCACGGAGGCGTACTACCCTTTGGAAACCACTCGTGAGGACGTGACCGAATCGAATGCGGTCGAGATGTCCTCGAGTCAGGACGTCGCCATCGCGGCCGCCATGGGCCAGATGGACAAATCCTATTCCGTGCATCTGTCGGTCGACGACGTCGTCGCCGATGCTCCCGCGCAGGGCAAGCTGCGCAAGGGCGACCGGCTCATGTCGGTCAACGGAGAGAAGTTGGATTCCGATCCCGAGGCCGCACAGATCATGAGCAGGACCGTGCAGGAATCGGACTCCGTCGAACTCGGAATCGAGCGCGAAGGAAAGAAGAAGACCCTTACGCTGACTCCCGCGACGGTCGATGACCGCAAGGCGATCGGCATCACGATGAAGCAGGACTTCGAATTCCCCGTCGACGTGAAGTTCAACGTCGACGGCGTCGGCGGCCCCTCGGCAGGGACGATGTTCGCTCTGGCCATCATCGATGAGCTCACGCCCGGTGCGATGACCGGCGGCAAGCATGTCGCCGGCACGGGGGAGATCACCCCCGGCGGAACCGTCGGCCCCATCGGCGGTGCCCGCCAGAAGGTGGCTGCCGCCACCGAGAAGGGAGCGACGCTGTTCCTCTCTCCCGCCGACAACTGTGCGGAGGTCATGGCCGCCGCAGACCAATCCAAGATCACGGTGGCGCGCATCGATACTCTCGATGACGCGCAGACCACCGTGGAGCAGTACGCCGCCGGCAACACCTCGGACCTGCCGAAGTGTCCCGCCGATGGTGCCGACAACAATGAGAAAGGGCAGTAG
- the hisN gene encoding histidinol-phosphatase: protein MNDLDLAIELADLADAISHPHFRAQDFAVETKPDLTPVTECDRAVEKAIMTRLTEASPEDSVLGEEFGAHGDSSRRWIIDPIDGTKNFVRGVPVWATLISLYDGDQPLLGVVSAPALGRRWWAEAGQGAYATELGSPAERITVSSVDALADASLSYSSLSGWKELGILDEFLDLCDSLWRTRGYGDFYSYMLLAEGAVDLACEPELALYDMGALVPIVLEAGGTFTNTAGTPGPFGGNALASNSRLHEAALDRLGRVAPAEVS from the coding sequence ATGAACGACCTCGACCTGGCGATCGAACTCGCCGATCTTGCCGATGCCATCAGCCACCCGCATTTCCGGGCCCAGGACTTCGCTGTCGAAACCAAACCCGACCTCACCCCTGTCACCGAATGCGACCGCGCGGTGGAGAAGGCGATCATGACTCGCCTCACCGAGGCTAGCCCCGAGGACAGCGTGCTCGGTGAGGAATTCGGAGCCCACGGGGACTCCTCGCGACGATGGATCATCGATCCGATCGACGGAACGAAGAACTTCGTGCGCGGAGTACCCGTGTGGGCGACGCTGATCTCGCTCTACGACGGCGACCAGCCGCTGCTGGGAGTGGTCTCCGCTCCCGCACTCGGTCGCCGGTGGTGGGCGGAAGCCGGTCAGGGCGCCTATGCCACCGAGCTCGGATCCCCAGCCGAACGCATCACCGTGTCTTCGGTCGATGCTCTCGCCGATGCGTCGCTGTCGTATTCTTCGCTGTCGGGCTGGAAGGAACTCGGAATCCTCGACGAGTTCCTCGACCTCTGCGATTCGCTGTGGCGCACACGCGGCTACGGCGACTTCTACTCCTATATGCTGCTGGCCGAGGGCGCGGTCGACCTTGCCTGCGAACCGGAGCTCGCGCTCTACGATATGGGTGCGCTCGTGCCCATCGTCCTCGAAGCCGGTGGAACGTTCACGAACACCGCCGGGACCCCGGGTCCCTTCGGCGGCAACGCCTTGGCCAGCAATTCGCGGCTCCACGAGGCGGCTCTGGACCGGCTCGGGCGCGTCGCCCCTGCGGAGGTGTCATGA
- a CDS encoding aminotransferase class I/II-fold pyridoxal phosphate-dependent enzyme produces the protein MPDIMGAPLWHSMAESAGLTNPDGSIGETIYGQMTKFAAEVGAVNLGQGAPGTEPPNELIAATAEAMRAGFNQYAPGQGFPQLLEAVAAQRGRDFGQNVAPGEVLYTAGATEGLTAAILALLPRGGSLVAFEPFYDSYPAAIAAAGGSLHTVPILPDGHGGFGPDWEAFDRVVAEVEPQIILVNTPHNPTGFIFSTDDLARIGRAAESVDAWVLSDEVYEQLVLTDQGHVPPAVAIEDSARVVTVSSAGKSWNTTGWKIGWVIASPEVRQAVQTVKQFLSFTAGGPMQIGLADMLSGDSQFVAENRASLRARAEVLVPACRAVPGAEVSTPRAGYFTVVDFSAVTDLDAFELNELLAREFSLVGIPVPALCRPGSPAYDAYRSSIRYSFCKSVADVDKGSQLFIALGAHLRENPDALRPRR, from the coding sequence ATGCCGGACATCATGGGGGCCCCGCTGTGGCATTCGATGGCCGAATCGGCAGGTCTGACCAACCCTGACGGGTCGATCGGTGAGACCATCTACGGGCAGATGACGAAGTTCGCCGCCGAGGTGGGAGCCGTCAACCTCGGGCAGGGTGCTCCCGGCACAGAGCCTCCGAACGAACTCATCGCCGCCACCGCCGAGGCGATGCGGGCCGGTTTCAATCAGTATGCCCCTGGTCAGGGATTCCCCCAGCTGCTCGAGGCTGTGGCCGCTCAACGCGGTCGTGATTTCGGTCAGAACGTCGCCCCCGGCGAGGTGCTCTACACGGCGGGAGCCACAGAGGGGCTGACAGCAGCGATCCTCGCTCTGCTGCCCCGCGGCGGTTCGCTCGTCGCATTCGAGCCGTTCTACGATTCCTATCCTGCGGCGATCGCCGCCGCAGGCGGCTCGCTGCACACGGTGCCGATCCTGCCCGATGGCCACGGCGGCTTCGGCCCGGATTGGGAGGCCTTCGATCGGGTGGTCGCCGAGGTAGAACCTCAGATCATCCTCGTCAACACTCCGCACAATCCCACCGGGTTCATCTTCTCGACCGACGATCTCGCCCGCATCGGTCGGGCGGCCGAGTCGGTCGACGCCTGGGTGCTCTCCGATGAGGTCTACGAACAGCTCGTCCTCACCGATCAGGGGCATGTCCCTCCCGCCGTGGCGATCGAGGATTCTGCACGGGTCGTCACGGTCTCCTCGGCGGGCAAATCCTGGAACACCACGGGATGGAAGATCGGCTGGGTCATCGCCTCACCCGAGGTTCGACAGGCTGTTCAGACGGTCAAACAGTTCCTCTCGTTCACGGCCGGCGGTCCGATGCAGATCGGTTTGGCCGACATGCTCAGCGGCGATTCGCAGTTCGTCGCCGAGAACCGGGCTTCGCTGAGGGCCCGCGCAGAGGTTCTGGTCCCCGCCTGTCGCGCAGTGCCCGGTGCTGAGGTATCGACTCCGCGCGCCGGTTATTTCACGGTGGTCGACTTCTCTGCGGTAACGGATCTCGATGCTTTCGAGCTCAATGAACTGCTGGCCCGAGAATTCTCATTGGTCGGAATTCCCGTCCCTGCCCTGTGCCGGCCGGGGAGTCCGGCGTACGACGCCTATCGGTCGTCGATCCGGTATTCCTTCTGCAAGTCCGTCGCCGACGTCGACAAGGGCTCACAGCTGTTCATCGCCCTCGGTGCGCATCTGCGAGAGAACCCGGACGCTCTGCGGCCAAGGCGATGA
- a CDS encoding UPF0182 family membrane protein gives MSTSSSPTSARMPANRPRRSPLLLTLVSVAILLIAFIAFTQVYTEVLWFRQIDAANIFRTMWLTRGLTFLAGFIVMAVPVWLSLHLAYRHRPVYAPTTPRQENLDRYREAIEPLRRVATIAIPAVMGVLAGITASAHWNMILEWINSTSFGSKDPQFGLDKSFFVFVLPGLRLIGNQLGMALLMALIAALVAHYLFGGIRPGEQKGIILTKAAQWQLGITVAVLVMVQAGRLWLSRYDRMTAAGGIVPGVTYVDDRAALPAMAIVSIAAGLVALLFVYTAWKGNWRISIIATLTLIVLGGVSIIAYPALLQQFQVNPSQQSKESEYIQHNIDATREAFDFDDIEVTPYSPSTSGKKGDLRKDAETAASIRLLDPNLVSDTFRQLQQVRPYYSFPQKLDVDRYDIDGEMRDTVISVRELAPSSVNNQSWFNRAIVYTHGFGVVAANGNQRNPDGEPLFMESDIPPKGEFPEYEPRVYFGESSPDYSIVGAPKGATPRELDYPSDEKSGSGQVNNTFSGDGGPSVGNVFNRLAYALKFQDEQILLSDALNEESQILYDRHPRERVEKLAPFLKVDGDPYPAVVDGKIKWILDGYTTAEDYPYSTPQPLQQATEDSTTASAPDSVATLPDDEVNYIRNSVKITVDAYDGSVDMYQWDKDDPVLKTWMKVFPGLIKSSSEMSGDLMSHVRYPEDLFKVQRDLLTKYHVTSASEFYSGQDFWTLPTDPTTKASSGLTQPPFYMTLQMPGQQSPSFSLTSSYIPARSSEGQSRNNLTGFLSADADAGNKKGETAEGYGKLRLLQLPRNTTVPGPGQAQNNFNTAPDVQRSLNLLRQGESEVENGNLLTLPIGGGLLYVQPVYVRSAGETSYPLLQHVLVAFGEDIGFAPTLDEALDQVFGGDSGASAGDAGTEDSGDGESGSTSGGENADSPSGSPDKALNDALQEAKKAMEESDAALKDGDFAEYGKAQDRLKKALEDAVAADPSLAEDGAGGESSAPASAPADEGGDSGN, from the coding sequence GTGAGCACCTCGTCCTCACCCACCTCCGCACGCATGCCGGCGAATCGGCCAAGACGTTCGCCGCTGCTGCTCACCCTCGTGTCTGTGGCGATCCTGCTGATCGCCTTCATCGCCTTCACCCAGGTCTATACCGAGGTGCTGTGGTTCCGCCAGATCGACGCGGCAAACATCTTCCGCACCATGTGGCTCACGCGCGGACTGACGTTCCTCGCCGGATTCATCGTCATGGCCGTCCCGGTCTGGCTGAGCCTGCACCTGGCCTACCGCCATCGCCCCGTCTACGCGCCGACGACTCCGCGACAGGAAAACCTCGATCGCTATCGTGAGGCCATCGAGCCTCTGCGTCGGGTCGCGACGATCGCGATTCCGGCAGTCATGGGTGTCCTCGCCGGCATCACCGCCTCGGCGCATTGGAACATGATCCTCGAGTGGATCAACTCGACGTCCTTCGGCTCGAAGGATCCTCAGTTCGGTCTCGACAAGTCGTTCTTCGTCTTCGTCCTGCCCGGTCTGCGCCTCATCGGCAACCAGCTGGGCATGGCTCTGCTCATGGCTCTCATCGCAGCACTCGTCGCCCACTACCTCTTCGGCGGCATCCGTCCGGGGGAGCAGAAGGGCATCATTCTGACGAAGGCCGCTCAGTGGCAGCTGGGCATCACCGTGGCGGTGCTCGTCATGGTTCAGGCCGGTCGGCTGTGGCTCTCCCGCTACGATCGGATGACCGCTGCCGGCGGAATCGTCCCGGGCGTCACCTATGTCGACGATCGTGCCGCCCTGCCTGCGATGGCGATCGTCTCCATCGCGGCGGGCCTGGTGGCGCTGCTGTTCGTCTACACGGCGTGGAAGGGCAACTGGCGGATCTCGATCATCGCTACGCTCACGCTCATCGTGCTCGGCGGCGTCTCGATCATCGCCTACCCGGCGCTGCTTCAGCAGTTCCAGGTCAACCCGTCTCAGCAGAGCAAGGAATCGGAGTACATCCAGCACAACATCGATGCCACGCGTGAAGCGTTCGACTTCGATGACATCGAGGTGACTCCGTACTCGCCGAGTACCAGCGGCAAGAAGGGCGACCTGCGCAAGGACGCCGAGACCGCGGCCTCGATCCGTCTGCTGGATCCCAACCTCGTCTCGGACACCTTCCGCCAGCTGCAGCAGGTGCGCCCGTACTACTCGTTCCCGCAGAAGCTCGATGTCGACCGCTACGACATCGACGGAGAGATGCGAGACACCGTGATCTCCGTGCGCGAACTCGCCCCGAGCTCGGTGAACAATCAGAGCTGGTTCAACCGGGCGATCGTCTACACCCACGGATTCGGTGTGGTCGCGGCCAACGGAAACCAGCGCAACCCGGACGGCGAACCACTGTTCATGGAGTCGGATATTCCCCCGAAGGGTGAGTTCCCCGAATACGAGCCGCGCGTGTACTTCGGCGAGTCCTCTCCGGACTACTCGATCGTCGGTGCTCCGAAGGGTGCGACTCCGCGTGAGCTCGACTATCCCTCCGATGAGAAGAGCGGCTCCGGTCAGGTGAACAACACCTTCTCCGGTGACGGCGGACCGTCGGTGGGCAATGTATTCAACCGTCTCGCCTACGCTCTGAAGTTCCAGGACGAGCAGATCCTTCTCTCGGACGCCCTCAATGAGGAATCCCAGATCCTCTACGACCGTCACCCACGTGAGCGTGTGGAGAAGCTCGCTCCCTTCCTCAAGGTCGACGGCGATCCGTACCCGGCCGTTGTGGACGGGAAGATCAAGTGGATCCTCGACGGATACACGACTGCCGAGGACTACCCGTACTCGACACCGCAGCCGCTCCAGCAGGCGACCGAGGATTCGACCACGGCGTCGGCTCCGGATTCGGTGGCGACTCTGCCGGATGATGAGGTCAACTACATCAGGAACTCGGTGAAGATCACCGTCGACGCCTATGACGGTTCAGTCGACATGTACCAGTGGGACAAGGACGATCCGGTTCTCAAGACCTGGATGAAGGTGTTCCCCGGACTCATCAAGTCCTCCTCGGAGATGTCCGGTGATCTGATGAGCCACGTCCGCTACCCGGAGGACCTGTTCAAGGTTCAGCGTGACCTGCTCACGAAGTACCATGTCACCTCCGCCAGTGAGTTCTACTCCGGTCAGGACTTCTGGACCCTGCCGACGGATCCGACGACGAAGGCGAGCAGCGGACTGACGCAGCCGCCGTTCTACATGACCCTGCAGATGCCGGGTCAGCAGTCGCCGTCGTTCTCGCTGACGAGCTCGTACATTCCTGCTCGATCGTCCGAGGGACAGTCGCGCAACAACCTCACCGGCTTCCTCTCGGCTGATGCCGATGCCGGGAACAAGAAGGGCGAGACCGCCGAAGGCTACGGCAAGCTGAGACTGCTGCAGCTGCCGCGCAATACCACTGTGCCCGGACCTGGTCAGGCACAGAACAACTTCAACACCGCACCCGATGTGCAGCGCAGCCTGAACCTGCTGCGTCAGGGTGAGTCCGAAGTCGAGAACGGCAACCTGCTGACTCTGCCGATCGGCGGCGGCCTGCTCTACGTCCAGCCGGTCTACGTCCGGTCCGCCGGAGAGACCTCCTACCCGCTGCTGCAGCACGTGCTCGTGGCTTTCGGCGAGGACATCGGGTTCGCCCCGACCCTCGACGAAGCGCTCGACCAGGTGTTCGGCGGCGACTCCGGAGCCAGCGCAGGTGACGCCGGCACCGAGGACAGCGGAGACGGCGAATCGGGATCCACTTCCGGCGGAGAGAACGCGGACTCCCCGTCCGGCTCGCCGGACAAGGCCCTCAACGACGCTCTGCAGGAGGCGAAGAAGGCCATGGAGGAGTCCGATGCCGCTCTGAAGGACGGCGACTTCGCCGAGTACGGCAAGGCGCAGGACCGTCTGAAGAAGGCGCTTGAGGATGCCGTTGCGGCCGATCCCTCGCTCGCCGAGGATGGAGCGGGCGGCGAGTCCTCCGCTCCCGCCTCGGCGCCGGCAGACGAAGGCGGTGACTCGGGCAACTGA
- a CDS encoding DoxX family protein — protein sequence MSPIRLIARPMLAAGYILNGVERLRKPEAAAASVGPLLNQARKQVDVPVDAVTLARATGVAQVAAGSMLAIGRFPRLSASILVGTYLLDTVGERLSADKTTSKDEKKARNERTLLRTSMLGGALLAAVDTAGRPGLWWRTQHAAEDLWSSVEDTSKQALSALGVD from the coding sequence GTGTCTCCCATTCGTCTTATCGCACGGCCCATGCTGGCCGCCGGCTACATCCTCAACGGCGTCGAACGACTGCGCAAGCCGGAGGCAGCGGCCGCATCGGTCGGCCCGCTCCTCAACCAGGCCCGCAAGCAGGTCGACGTTCCGGTCGACGCAGTGACTCTTGCCCGGGCAACCGGTGTGGCACAGGTCGCTGCCGGTTCGATGCTGGCCATCGGGCGCTTCCCACGGCTGAGCGCATCGATCCTCGTCGGCACCTACCTGCTCGACACCGTCGGTGAGCGTCTGTCTGCCGACAAGACGACGTCGAAGGACGAGAAGAAGGCCCGCAACGAACGCACCCTCCTGCGCACATCGATGCTCGGCGGTGCCCTGCTCGCCGCCGTCGACACCGCCGGACGCCCCGGTCTGTGGTGGCGGACACAGCATGCGGCCGAAGACCTGTGGTCGAGTGTCGAAGACACGTCGAAGCAGGCTCTGAGCGCACTCGGAGTTGACTGA
- the rsgA gene encoding ribosome small subunit-dependent GTPase A: MAKIFRDEDYRPRPNRRGSRPRTKNRPDHKDAVSGLVTAVDRGRYRVILADDGGNFPSTPPTRKKGKRSRGATSVTAVRASHLRKQAVVPGDIVRLVGDTSGAEGTLARLVEITERQTLLRRSADDTDPTERVLVANVDVMGIVTATMDPDPSFGLIDRALVAAFDAGITPLLIVTKTDLHPATELKERFSASGVDIVESSVAPAAESFDTATTESTANDSAHDANDSARDADDSDRNETEPHAEVADRLRGRISVLVGHSGVGKSTLTNVLVPAADRATGHVNDVTGRGRHTSSSAVCLPLERGGWLIDTPGVRSFGLAHVDRETLISAFPELVDATAECPRGCTHLADSPGCRLDEWVADGKAGPGGVSRLESLRRLLPSTG, encoded by the coding sequence ATGGCGAAAATCTTCCGCGACGAGGACTACCGTCCCCGACCGAACCGCCGCGGTTCGCGCCCCCGGACGAAGAACCGCCCGGACCACAAGGATGCCGTGTCCGGTCTGGTCACCGCGGTTGATCGGGGCCGGTACCGCGTCATCCTCGCCGACGACGGTGGGAACTTCCCCTCGACTCCCCCGACTCGGAAGAAGGGGAAACGCTCACGCGGGGCCACCTCGGTGACGGCGGTGCGCGCCTCGCACCTGCGCAAGCAGGCGGTCGTCCCCGGCGACATCGTCCGCCTCGTCGGCGATACCTCGGGAGCGGAGGGAACCCTGGCCAGACTGGTGGAGATCACCGAACGGCAGACCCTGCTGCGCCGCAGCGCCGATGACACCGACCCGACCGAGCGCGTCCTCGTGGCCAATGTCGACGTCATGGGCATCGTCACGGCCACCATGGACCCCGACCCTTCGTTCGGACTTATCGACCGGGCCCTCGTCGCCGCCTTCGATGCGGGGATCACTCCCCTGCTCATCGTCACGAAGACCGACCTGCACCCGGCCACGGAGTTGAAGGAACGGTTCTCCGCCTCCGGGGTCGACATCGTCGAGTCCTCCGTCGCCCCCGCTGCCGAGTCATTCGATACGGCCACGACCGAATCGACCGCGAACGATTCTGCGCATGACGCGAACGATTCCGCCCGTGACGCGGACGATTCTGATCGTAACGAGACCGAACCCCACGCCGAGGTGGCCGACCGTCTGCGCGGACGCATCAGCGTCCTCGTGGGCCATTCGGGCGTGGGCAAATCGACCCTGACCAACGTCCTCGTTCCCGCCGCGGACCGCGCAACGGGGCACGTCAACGATGTCACCGGGCGCGGGCGGCACACCTCGTCCTCGGCCGTGTGTCTGCCGTTGGAGCGCGGCGGATGGCTGATCGACACCCCGGGAGTGCGCAGCTTCGGCTTGGCCCATGTGGACCGGGAGACCCTGATCTCGGCGTTCCCGGAGCTCGTCGACGCCACGGCCGAGTGCCCCCGCGGGTGCACTCACCTCGCCGACTCCCCCGGCTGCCGACTCGATGAGTGGGTGGCCGACGGCAAGGCCGGGCCTGGAGGAGTCTCACGGCTGGAGTCCCTGCGCCGGCTGCTGCCCTCGACTGGATAG